The Mucilaginibacter gracilis genomic interval TGAAAATGAACTTATTAAAAAAATGGATGATCTTAAATAGTACCTATTCAGACATAATCGTTGACCTCAGGCTTTGAAAAATAAGTTTCCTCTGCGTTCTCATGGAACAAGCCTGGGTGCTATCTACAGTTTTGGCAGCTTAGGTTTCAGACTCTTTATTCTATAACCTTTTCCGTCCTTTTAGTTTGTTAATCAATATTGCTTTGAGGCCACGACAGCTTCGCGTTATTATACAAAGCTGCTTTAGCCTGCAAGTCTACGAAGTGAGCAATGCCCTTCTCTTTGTAAATAGTTAGCGTTTCTAATGTATTATACACAACTTTAAGCAACCTTCTTGCGACGGCAACTATAGCTTTCTGCGCTTTCATTCGTTTCCGTAATTTATCAAACAAAGCATGCCAGTAAGATTCTTTCATTCGAACAGCGGCCCAAGCCGCACCAACAATTGCAACTCTTAAATAACTGTTACCTTTTTTTATTGCAGTGTTTTTTCGCTTACCTGCACTCTCGTTGTTACCGGGAGCTATACCGCACCAGGCGGTAAAATGATCAGCTGTTGGACAACGGCTCATATCTTTTCCTGTTTCGCTAATAATGATTTCGGCTGATTTAACACCAATGCCGCTGATGCTATCAAGGCATTCGAATGCTTGTGCATAATGCTCAATGATAATTTCAGTAATTGACTTATCTAAAAAGTCGACTTGCTTTTGAACATGATCATAATCTTCTAATAACATTTGCAGTTGAGTATGATGATAGGTTTGCAACGTAACATCTAATGCTTTGATCAACTGTTCTTTCTTTTTAATTACTTTGCCTCTGGCACAACTTAGCAATTGTTCCTGATCTGTGACACCTTTTGCCAACAGTCGTATCATATCCATAGCTGATAAAGTATGAATCGAACTGATAACAGAGCGAAGTTTGATGTTATTGCTTTCCAGTATCTTCAGTAGGCGGTTCCTTATTTGGTTGAGCTGCCATGTATAAAAAAGGCGATTACCGCAATAATCTCTGATTATGCGCTGGGTACTATCAGGCATAAAACTTGGTCTAATTAAACCGTGTAGTAATAATGTACAAAGCCATTTGGCATCCTTGCGATCAGTTTTTCGCTTAGGTATTTGCTTAATGTGAACAGGATTTGCAACAATGACTTCGATACCTGCTTCTGTAAGTATGGCATGTAAGCTCATCCAATAAATGCCCGTGCTTTCCATCAGGCAGTGGTGAATATCATTCTCTTGTAACCAATCTCTGATCTTTTTGAGTTCACAGGTATAAGTGCCGAACTCCATAAACTCCTGATTGCTACCATCTTTCCCGGAGATAAAGCCGACGATCTTATCTTTGTGCATGTCAAGACCACAAGCTTTGTCTAATTGAGGCATAATGTTTACATCTTCAATAACTTGCTGTTTCATAAATATCCTCCTTTGATTATCTATGAACTACATTTTTATGAGCCCGGATGTTTTTCGAATCATAATACTTAGGTTAAATTAATAGTTATCAGGAAATATGAATAAATTTTATTACCAATATTCTATACATGGTGTAGTATTGAGCCTAATTGTAAAGGTACTAAAAGAAAAAAGCTACATGCAATAAAGCTGTGAACTTCGCGCCAGGCGTAAAAGCGATACCATCTACCGCCGACTGGCCTTTAACCTGATAACTGTTTCAAATTGCGCTTCTTTCCATTTGATATTGAATAATTATTGATCGTTAGGCTGATCTCGTATTTACGCTTCGTGTAATTCAGAACCAGGTCATTGATAAAGTAGCCTTAACAGGATAAGGAGCGTTTTTTTCACCACATAAATTTAAGCGTTTTCAAATCTATTTTTTAGCCGCAGGCAAAGTTTCGGTGACCTTGCTGCAATTAGCCATACCCATGTAGGGATCTTTTCCTTTATCAGAATCACTTAGGAAATAACGTTTGGTCATGGTGCAGTACTGGCGGTAAAGCACGCTATTATTAACTTTCAGTTTTTTAACCAAAGTGTACAGGTTGTTGGAAAGGCTGGCGAAGTGTTCGCGCTGATGATCGATCTTGTTCACTTCGCTGATATGCCTGCTGTCAAACTCCAGTTTGGGTAGTAAGGCGGCTTCATCAGCGCTTAGACCTGTTTTAGGCACTTCGCCAATTGATGCCAGCAAAGTTTTAGCTTTAGCCTCGGCCACCGTGCCATCACCACTTACTAAGGCATCTTTCAGCGAAAGGTAATTGGTAATCACCGTATTGATGGGTTTTGTTTGGGCGTTTTGTGCTTTAACGGTTAGGATGGATAGCACTGCCATTGCTAAAAATAAAGCTGTTGTTTTTAACGTTTTCATGTCTCTAGTTTTTAAATGGTTAATTTTTGATGTTGTTATTCCGGTGCCTGGAAACGCTTATCGTTTACAAAGTCCCGGTCGGTTAAGGTTTTAAGAAAGGCGATCAGCTGGTGTTGTTCAAGTGTCGTCAGACTGATACCGTAAACATTGTTTTGATGTAAAGCGGGGTCAAGATTTGCAGCCGGCTTTACCCCAGAATTATAATGGGCTAATACTTCTTTTAATGTCTCAAACCTGCCGTCGTGCATGTAAGGGCTGGTCAGTTCGATGTTGCGCAGGGACGGAACACGGAATTTACCCCGGTCTGTTTCCAGGTGAGTGATGCTGTCCCGGCCAATATCATCAGGTTTCAGGTCAAGGCCGTTACTGCGGTAAGACAAGTCAGTAAATAACGGTTCCTGGTGACAGGTGCTGCATTTTTGTTTGAATAATGCATAACCCGCCGTTTCGTCCTCGGTAAAATCGCCGCCTTTTTCTTTCCTGATATACTTATCATACTTTGAATTTGCGGAAACAAGCATACTGGTGAACTGTGCCAATGCCCTGAACGTGCGCTGTGAATTGATCTCCGTTGTTCCAAAGGCGGCTTTAAATAAAACCGGGTAAGCCGTCGTTTGCTGTAATCTGCTGACAATAGTATTCAGGTCGGTCGCCATTTCGCAGGGGTTGGTCATCGCGTTCATGGGCGACACTTCGATATGATGTACACCGCCATCCCACATAAATTCCTTTTGCCAGGCCAGGTTAAATAAAGGCGGCGCATTTCTTGTACCCATGCATTCATCAACACCATGACTAACGGCATGGTCGAGGTTTGCAAAAGCGGCAAAAGACTGGTGGCAATTCGCGCAGGAAATGGACTTGTCTTTGGATATGATCGGATCGTAGAATAATATTCTGCCCAACTTAAATCCATTGCTGGTTATGGAATTGTCTTTAAAATCATATACAGGTCTAGGGAAATTGGCAGGCACGGCGAAGCGAACGCTATCGGCTGCGATGCCATAATTAATTCCCTTAAACCCATAATTGAATGCCGTATTGACAGTGATAAATGTAAGCAGCACGAAAAAGACAATTCCCTTAGCTTTCATATCAGTTCTTTACTTTGGTGATCTTAAAAAGCCCATCCGCGTAATTATCCGCAACGACAACTGAATTTGGCCCGCCCATCGTGAAGTTCAGTTTGGCAAAATCTACGGTAGTTTTACCCTGGAACAAAGCGCCTGCATTAGCGATCAGTTCAAGTTCCGGTAGTTTGCCGTCATTGATCTTTAAGGTCTTCGGAAGCTTTTGTGTAAAGGTGCGGATCGTATTGTTGGGGGCTTTGGCACCACCGATATGAAAGGTCAAGCGATTCTTCTTAGCCGTAGATTTCGGAGATTCCCCCTCCAGTTTTACAAAGATGTATCCGCTGTTCCAGCTCCAGAACATCCCTTTGGCCGGGTCAAGTACACCGGTTTGCGCACCAGCGAAATTACGCAAGCTGTCCACGCCAATAGTAAACGTGATGCCCGTGTATTTTCCTTCGGGAATATTGGTGATCTGCTGGTTTAGCGTAGTGGAATCCGCCGCGTTCACCAAAAAATAAGAATCAGGTATCGCTATCTTATCGCCATTCTTTGCGATGAGGCTAACGTTGCTGATATAGTATTTAAACGTGGTGATCTTAAGATCATCACCATTAGCGTTTTGATACAGCGATAAACTGTCATTCAATTTCAGGGCTTTGCCGTCCATTACGTTTTTGAAATGAACCGCAACTGTACCAGTTTTAGCAGCCTTTTTAGGGTCACCGGGGTTTGGTTTAGCACTTACCGTTAAGCCGGTGATTGCCAGCATTAGCAGGGTGATTAATTTTTTCATATTGTTTAATGATTTAAGTCCCGTTAATTATTTAATTGTATGAATTTCGTAAGCGGTCGGATTTCTCTGGAAACCTGCTTTGCAACGTGCTGAACAAAAGCCGATGATCTTTCCTTTGTAATGAACCGTATCGGCATAACCGGCCAGGGCCATTCCACAAACCGGGTCTTTATCATTGTCAATTTTAGCTTTTGCGGAAACGGTTTCTGGGTGCAGCAAAGGTTGTAAAGCACTGTTATACATGGTGCGTACACTTTCAACTATCGCTTTATCCGTGTTATGCTCACTGCCGCCTTTGACCGGTGGTTGAGGATCGTACTCCAGGTCAAGCATCACGGTTTGGGTGTACTTTTCACCCATGATTTCATTGATCAATCCGAGGCTCATATCGATTCCCGCAGAAACTCCTGCACTTGTCCAATACTTACCGCTTTGAACATAACGTTTATCTTCTGCGGTGATACCGAACTGATCTTTTAAAATCTGCTTACCGAACCAATGCGTAGTGGCTTCATGACCTTTAAGTAAACC includes:
- a CDS encoding IS110 family RNA-guided transposase yields the protein MKQQVIEDVNIMPQLDKACGLDMHKDKIVGFISGKDGSNQEFMEFGTYTCELKKIRDWLQENDIHHCLMESTGIYWMSLHAILTEAGIEVIVANPVHIKQIPKRKTDRKDAKWLCTLLLHGLIRPSFMPDSTQRIIRDYCGNRLFYTWQLNQIRNRLLKILESNNIKLRSVISSIHTLSAMDMIRLLAKGVTDQEQLLSCARGKVIKKKEQLIKALDVTLQTYHHTQLQMLLEDYDHVQKQVDFLDKSITEIIIEHYAQAFECLDSISGIGVKSAEIIISETGKDMSRCPTADHFTAWCGIAPGNNESAGKRKNTAIKKGNSYLRVAIVGAAWAAVRMKESYWHALFDKLRKRMKAQKAIVAVARRLLKVVYNTLETLTIYKEKGIAHFVDLQAKAALYNNAKLSWPQSNID
- a CDS encoding DUF3347 domain-containing protein, translating into MKTLKTTALFLAMAVLSILTVKAQNAQTKPINTVITNYLSLKDALVSGDGTVAEAKAKTLLASIGEVPKTGLSADEAALLPKLEFDSRHISEVNKIDHQREHFASLSNNLYTLVKKLKVNNSVLYRQYCTMTKRYFLSDSDKGKDPYMGMANCSKVTETLPAAKK
- a CDS encoding cytochrome-c peroxidase; translation: MKAKGIVFFVLLTFITVNTAFNYGFKGINYGIAADSVRFAVPANFPRPVYDFKDNSITSNGFKLGRILFYDPIISKDKSISCANCHQSFAAFANLDHAVSHGVDECMGTRNAPPLFNLAWQKEFMWDGGVHHIEVSPMNAMTNPCEMATDLNTIVSRLQQTTAYPVLFKAAFGTTEINSQRTFRALAQFTSMLVSANSKYDKYIRKEKGGDFTEDETAGYALFKQKCSTCHQEPLFTDLSYRSNGLDLKPDDIGRDSITHLETDRGKFRVPSLRNIELTSPYMHDGRFETLKEVLAHYNSGVKPAANLDPALHQNNVYGISLTTLEQHQLIAFLKTLTDRDFVNDKRFQAPE
- a CDS encoding MbnP family protein; the protein is MKKLITLLMLAITGLTVSAKPNPGDPKKAAKTGTVAVHFKNVMDGKALKLNDSLSLYQNANGDDLKITTFKYYISNVSLIAKNGDKIAIPDSYFLVNAADSTTLNQQITNIPEGKYTGITFTIGVDSLRNFAGAQTGVLDPAKGMFWSWNSGYIFVKLEGESPKSTAKKNRLTFHIGGAKAPNNTIRTFTQKLPKTLKINDGKLPELELIANAGALFQGKTTVDFAKLNFTMGGPNSVVVADNYADGLFKITKVKN
- a CDS encoding DJ-1/PfpI family protein — protein: MKRLFFAATLILMVAACKDKSKDTATATTKNHEQQMADILPEPKVQIKTIGILLYDNYAVLDAMGPYHVLSELMGAKVFFVGRHKGLITTGGGMKVQCDTSINEVKQLDILVIPGGLNETFTATKDTALLNWIKAIDVHSKYTTSVCTGAWILASTGLLKGHEATTHWFGKQILKDQFGITAEDKRYVQSGKYWTSAGVSAGIDMSLGLINEIMGEKYTQTVMLDLEYDPQPPVKGGSEHNTDKAIVESVRTMYNSALQPLLHPETVSAKAKIDNDKDPVCGMALAGYADTVHYKGKIIGFCSARCKAGFQRNPTAYEIHTIK